From the Lathyrus oleraceus cultivar Zhongwan6 chromosome 4, CAAS_Psat_ZW6_1.0, whole genome shotgun sequence genome, one window contains:
- the LOC127076886 gene encoding histone deacetylase 19 → METGGNSLPSGSDGVKRKISYFYDPEVGNYYYGQGHPMKPHRIRMTHALLAHYGLLQHMQVIKPTAAKDRDLCKFHADDYVAFLRGITPETQQDQLRQLKRFNVGEDCPVFDGLYSFCQTYAGGSVGGALKLNQGVSDIAINWAGGLHHAKKCEASGFCYVNDIVLAILELLKIHERVLYVDIDIHHGDGVEEAFYATDRVMTVSFHKFGDYFPGTGDVRDIGYGTGKYYSLNVPLDDGIDDDTYHSLFKPIMGKVMEIFRPGAVVLQCGADSLSGDRLGCFNLSIKGHAECVKYMRSFNVPLLLLGGGGYTIRNVARCWCYETGVALGIELDDKMPQHEYYEYFGPDYALHVAPSNMENKNSRPLLDDIRSKLLENLSRLQHAPSVPFQERPPNTELQERDEDDEDRDERWDPDFDMDVDSNSLTGRVKSEYAEAEHKDAESYHNHLDSRRDSVMGFKDIACSKVTGSRVDSMAVDEPLIKEEQDKLAEVSDHKPR, encoded by the exons ATGGAAACTGGAGGGAACTCCCTCCCATCAGGTTCAGATGGTGTCAAGCGAAAGATTTCTTATTTCTACGATCCTGAAGTTGGTAACTATTATTACGGACAGGGACATCCTATGAAACCACATCGTATTCGAATGACGCATGCTCTTTTAGCCCATTATGGTCTGCTTCAACATATGCAGGTCATCAAACCCACCGCCGCTAAAGACAGGGATCTATGCAAGTTCCATGCCGACGACTATGTCGCTTTTTTGAGGGGTATCACCCCTGAAACACAGCAGGATCAGCTCAGACAGTTGAAGAGGTTTAATGTTGGTGAAGACTGTCCTGTCTTTGATGGCCTTTACTCTTTTTGTCAGACTTATGCCGGTGGTTCTGTTGGGGGGGCTCTCAAGTTGAACCAAGGTGTTTCTGATATCGCTATTAATTGGGCCGGTGGCCTGCATCATGCAAAAAAATGCGAGGCCTCTGGCTTTTGCTATGTTAATGACATTGTGCTCGCTATTTTGGAACTTCTCAAGATACACGAG CGTGTTCTATATGTGGACATCGATATCCACCACGGTGATGGTGTTGAGGAGGCCTTTTACGCCACCGATAGGGTCATGACTGTTTCATTTCATAAGTTTGGGGATTACTTTCCTGGAACAGGAGATGTTCGTGATATTGGATATGGTACTGGCAAATATTATTCCCTCAATGTTCCCTTGGATGATGGAATTGACGATGACACCTACCATTCCTTGTTTAAGCCCATCATGGGAAAGGTGATGGAGATTTTTAGACCAGGTGCTGTCGTATTGCAATGTGGTGCTGACTCTTTATCTGGAGACAGGTTAGGTTGTTTCAATCTTTCAATCAAAGGCCACGCAGAGTGTGTCAAATATATGAGATCCTTTAATGTTCCTCTTCTGTTGCTCGGTGGAGGTGGCTATACTATAAGAAACGTCGCACGATGTTGGTGTTATGAG ACAGGTGTTGCTCTCGGGATTGAACTAGATGATAAGATGCCCCAACATGAGTATTATGAATATTTTGGTCCTGACTATGCTCTTCACGTTGCTCCTAGTAACATGGAAAACAAGAACTCCCGACCTTTATTGGATGATATAAGATCAAAACTTCTTGAGAATTTATCTAGGCTTCAACATGCGCCAAGTGTCCCATTCCAGGAGCGACCACCAAATACTGAACTTCAAGAG AGAGATGAAGATGACGAGGATAGAGATGAAAGATGGGATCCTGATTTTGACATGGATGTTGATAG CAATTCTCTTACAGGAAGGGTGAAAAGTGAATATGCTGAAGCTGAGCATAAAGATGCG GAAAGCTATCATAATCATCTAGACAGTAGAAGAGATAGCGTTATGGGTTTCAAGGATATTGCATGCTCCAAG GTGACAGGGTCTCGCGTAGATTCAATGGCAGTGGATGAACCATTGATCAAAGAAGAGCAAGATAAATTAGCGGAGGTTTCTGATCACAAGCCAAGATGA